A single region of the Lycium barbarum isolate Lr01 chromosome 2, ASM1917538v2, whole genome shotgun sequence genome encodes:
- the LOC132628950 gene encoding peroxidase 12-like, whose amino-acid sequence MNNESKKHLSGIIAKNKEEFKKLGLENRVTEMESILMEYLEDGIIRVDEKDRSGGPDYDLPLGRRDGLYFATRNETLANLPPPSFNRSGILTSLATKNFTPTDVVVLSGGHTIGIVHCTSFTDRLYPNQDSSRDKTFANNLKTTCPTSNSTNTNVLDIRLPNKFDNKYYIDPMNRQELFTSEQDSYTDQIQGCYKNCIFKIT is encoded by the exons ATGAATAATGAGAGCAAGAAACACCTTTCAGGCATTATTGCTAAGAATAAAGAAGAATTTAAGAAGCTGGGTCTAGAAAACAGAGTCACAGAAATGGAATCGATCCTAATGGAATATTTGGAGGATGGTATAATACGTGTAGATGAAAAAGATCGG TCTGGTGGTCCGGACTATGATCTACCATTAGGCAGAAGGGATGGACTCTACTTTGCAACAAGAAATGAAACCCTAGCCAATCTTCCACCACCTTCATTCAACAGAAGCGGAATTCTAACTTCACTTGCCACAAAAAACTTCACCCCCACAGATGTTGTTGTACTTTCTGGTGGCCACACTATTGGTATTGTTCATTGCACTTCTTTCACTGACAGACTTTACCCTAATCAAGATTCATCCAGGGATAAAACCTTTGCCAACAACCTTAAAACAACTTGTCCCACCTCAAACTCCACGAACACGAATGTCCTAGACATCCGATTACCTAACAAGTTCGATAACAAGTACTACATTGATCCCATGAATCGACAAGAGCTTTTCACATCGGAGCAAGATTCGTACACGGATCAAATTCAAGGTTGTTACAAGAATTGTATTTTCAAAATTACTTAA